The Planctellipticum variicoloris DNA window TCTTGGGGCTCTGGGATAATGCCCCGCGGAATTCCGACACACAAAATGCCGGTTAACGGGACATTGGCAAGACGTCATATCGATTGACATCGATAGAACCGAGCCTGTAGACTATCTTACATGTCGCACAGCGAATTACCAATCACGGATGTCTTGCGGAAAGCCGTCGTCGATTCCGGTTTATCGTTCGCCGCACTGGAACGGGAGACCGGTGTCCTGCGGCAAACCCTGATGCCATTTGCCCGTGGTGAGGCTGGACTTAACATCACCGCGGCCGACAAATTGGCGCTGTACTTCGGGCTGGAGTTGAGGCCCGCCGCGAAGCGCAAAGGAAAGTGAAATGGGCTCTGTCTACCGCAAGACCGTCACCCGCCGGATGCCGGCCGACGCGGAAATCATCGTCCGCAAGGGGCAACGGTACGCGCGCTACAAGGACGGCAAGGGCCGGTCGAAGACCGTACCGGTAACGACCGGAAAGGACGGCTCAGACCGCATCGCCACACCGTCCGGGACGTTCATCGCGAAGTACCGCGATGGTTCCGGAGTGGTCCAGGAGGTTTCGACCGGTTGCCGGGACGAACAGGCAGCCCGCGCTGTCCTGGCAGACCTGGAGCGACGGGCAGAACTGGTCAAAGCCGGGGTCATGACGTCGGCCGAAGATGCGATTGCCAACTTTCAGGCCACGCCACTCTCTGACCACTTCGACGCTTACCGCGACTATCTGCGGGCTCGCCAGACCAGCAAGATGCGGTTGGCCAACATGAGCCGACAGTTCTCGCGGGTCTGCTCGGACTGCGGCTTCAAACGGTTGTCCGATCTCGATGGAGCCGAGCTGACGGCATGGCTGCTGGACCGCGAAAAGCAAGGGATGTCGGCCGCGACGCGCAACGGCTACCGGGAAACTTTCGTGATGTTTGCGAACTGGTGCTGCTCGGGCACCAAGCCGCGAATGATCGGGAATCCGTTCACTTCGGTCCCCAAAGCCAACGTCAAAACTGATCGGAGACGGCAGCGGCGGGCATTGACCGAAGACGAACTGCAGCGGCTGATCGCCGTCGCCGCGGCCCGCCCCCTGGCGGAATACGGTCGGGAGACGGTCGGTCGTGATGCCGAGGCAGCGGGCGGACGGAAGAAACGATCCAATTGGACCTACGCGGAACTGACCCTCGAAGGGCTCCCGTCTGCCCTCGAACGTGCCCGACAGCGGCTGCAGGACAATCCCAATCTCGTCGAGAAGCTCGAACGATTGGGCCAGGAGCGGGCCTTGGTTCTGAAGACGCTGGTACTCACCGGCCTGCGGAAGGGTGAACTGGCCTCGCTGACCGTCGGGCAGTTGGAGCTTGATGGAGCGATGCCGTTCGCAGTCCTGGACGCAGCCGACGAAAAGAACGGAGAAGGGAACTCGATTCCGTTGCGGGCGGACCTCGCCGGGGAATTGATGGTCTGGCTCGCCGAAAAGCTCTCCTGGACGCGGACCGAGTCTCTACGGACCGGCAAGCCCGTGCCAACCGCCCTGCCCGCGGCGACACCGCTGTTCGACGTACCCGCCGGCCTGGTGCGGATCCTCGACCGGGACCTGAAGGCGGCCGGAATCCCGAAGCGGGATGAACGAGGGCGGACAGTCGACGTGCACGCCCTGCGGCATTCCTTCGGTACGCTCTTGTCCAAAGGGGGAGTCGCTCCGCGGACGGCGCAGGCTGCCATGCGGCACTCTGCCATCGATCTGACGATGTCGGTTTACACCGATCCGAAGTTGCTCGACGTCCACGGGGCGTTGAATGCGCTCCCCGCGCTGCCGCTGAATCAGCCGCTGCAAAC harbors:
- a CDS encoding tyrosine-type recombinase/integrase, coding for MGSVYRKTVTRRMPADAEIIVRKGQRYARYKDGKGRSKTVPVTTGKDGSDRIATPSGTFIAKYRDGSGVVQEVSTGCRDEQAARAVLADLERRAELVKAGVMTSAEDAIANFQATPLSDHFDAYRDYLRARQTSKMRLANMSRQFSRVCSDCGFKRLSDLDGAELTAWLLDREKQGMSAATRNGYRETFVMFANWCCSGTKPRMIGNPFTSVPKANVKTDRRRQRRALTEDELQRLIAVAAARPLAEYGRETVGRDAEAAGGRKKRSNWTYAELTLEGLPSALERARQRLQDNPNLVEKLERLGQERALVLKTLVLTGLRKGELASLTVGQLELDGAMPFAVLDAADEKNGEGNSIPLRADLAGELMVWLAEKLSWTRTESLRTGKPVPTALPAATPLFDVPAGLVRILDRDLKAAGIPKRDERGRTVDVHALRHSFGTLLSKGGVAPRTAQAAMRHSAIDLTMSVYTDPKLLDVHGALNALPALPLNQPLQTEPVAVSATGTDGNRQNLVAPAVAPTPYNPSHLESFPVTLACFDAVTEQRTGNAENPKNLSEKASLAVFASEALEVGMTGFEPATSTSRSNLKNRQNRVKNSVFVDFTSQRLDCKSLHRFSRVSVCFGCQRVEVW